A region from the Equus asinus isolate D_3611 breed Donkey chromosome 3, EquAss-T2T_v2, whole genome shotgun sequence genome encodes:
- the DMP1 gene encoding dentin matrix acidic phosphoprotein 1, translated as MKTSILLMFLWGFSCALPVARYQNTESKSSEEWKGHLAQTPTPALESSESSEESKVSSEEQANEVPSDSAESEEGLRDGQYVYRPASGLSWSGGKDVDDKDDDEDDSGDDTFGDDDNGPRPEETQRGHSRLRSDEDSADNTQSREDSALRGEDSTQDITSESRDFDNEDEVHSRLEGGHSTQESESEEYWVGGGSEGDSSHGDGSEFDDEGMQSDDPDTFRSERSNSRMNNASVKPKESKENKDKQTSTQDSGESQLVEYPSRKFFRKSRISEEDDRGELDDNYTMEEVKSDSTENTDSKEAGLRKSRENSKNESQEDSDENRSQEDNENVQDPSNESIQEDDPPSQENSSESQEETVSESRGDNPDNTTSHSEEDQEDSDSSEEDSLNKPSNSESKSREEQADSESNESLKYSEESPESSEEKNSSSQEGLQSHSASTESQSEESQSEQDSQSEEEDGSDSQDSSKSKEDSNSTESKSSSEEDGQVKNTEIESRKLTVDAYHNKPIGDQDDNDCQDGY; from the exons ATGAAGACCAGCATCCTGCTTATGTTCCTTTGGGGGTTCTCCTGTGCTCTCCCA GTAGCCAGGTATCAAAATACTGAATCCAAGAGCTCTGAAGAGTGGAAG GGTCATTTGGCTCAGACACCAACACCAGCTTTG GAGAGCAGTGAGTCATCAGAAGAAAGTAAAGTTAGCTCAGAGGAACAG GCAAATGAAGTCCCCAGTGACAGTGCCGAATCAGAGGAGGGCCTTCGTGACGGTCAATATGTGTATAGACCAGCTAGTGGCCTCTCTTGGAGCGGAGGGAAGGATGTAGATGAtaaagatgatgatgaagatgacagTGGAGATGACACCTTTGGTGATGATGACAATGGCCCAAGACCTGAAGAGACACAAAGAGGACATTCTAGACTCAGAAGTGATGAGGACTCAGCTGACAACACACAATCCAGGGAAGATAGTGCCCTCCGAGGGGAAGACAGTACCCAAGATATCACCAGTGAGAGCAGAGACTTTGACAATGAGGATGAGGTGCACAGCAGGCTTGAGGGAGGTCACTCGACTCAAGAGAGTGAGAGTGAGGAGTACTGGGTGGGAGGTGGCAGTGAGGGGGATAGTAGCCATGGGGATGGCTCTGAGTTTGATGATGAAGGAATGCAGAGTGATGATCCAGACACCTTCAGGAGTGAGAGAAGCAACTCTAGAATGAACAATGCCAGTGTCAAGccaaaagaatcaaaagagaacaaagacaagCAAACAAGCACTCAGGATTCAGGTGAGAGCCAATTAGTGGAGTATCCCAGTAGGAAATTTTTCAGAAAGTCCCGCATTTCTGAAGAAGATGACAGAGGTGAGCTTGATGATAACTACACAATGGAAGAAGTCAAGAGTGACTCCACAGAAAACACTGACTCCAAAGAAGCTGGCCTCAGAAAATCCAGAGAAAACAGCAAGAATGAATCTCAAGAAGACAGTGATGAGAATCGGTCCCAGGAAGACAATGAAAATGTCCAAGACCCCAGCAATGAGTCTATTCAAGAGGATGACCCGCCATCTCAAGAAAACAGTAGTGAATCTCAGGAAGAGACAGTGAGTGAGTCCAGGGGTGACAACCCAGATAATACCACCAGTCACTCAGAAGAAGATCAGGAAGATAGTGACTCCAGTGAAGAGGACAGCTTGAATAAACCCTCCAATTCAGAAAGCAAATCCAGAGAGGAGCAAGCCGACAGTGAGTCCAATGAGAGCCTCAAATACTCGGAGGAAAGCCCAGAGTCCAGCGAGGAGAAGAACAGTTCTAGCCAGGAGGGCCTCCAGTCTCACAGTGCCTCCACAGAGAGCCAGAGCGAGGAAAGCCAGTCGGAGCAGGACAGCCAGTCTGAGGAGGAGGATGGCAGTGATTCTCAGGACAGCAGCAAATCGAAAGAAGACAGCAACTCTACTGAGAGCAAATCAAGCAGCGAGGAAGATGGTCAGGTGAAAAACACTGAGATAGAAAGCCGAAAATTGACAGTCGATGCTTATCACAACAAACCCATCGGGGATCAAGATGATAATGATTGCCAAGATGGCTATTAA